In the Desulfitobacterium hafniense DCB-2 genome, GGTACACCATCGACAGTAACTTCTGTACTATTTAAGATACACTTTTGGTACTCAACAGGATCAAACCGCACCGAGATACAGCCATTTGGCAGCTCTACTTCATAGATGGACCGACCACCTTTAGTTTTTGGCCAAGTGAATAATATCCGATTCGTTTCATTATATCCTTTTCCGCAGTCAAAGTATAATTTGGATTCATAAGCATGTTCTTCCCTTAATAAACCCCATTTTTCAACATCAGATTCAATGTTTATTTGAGATGCAAATTCAATCTTTACTAGACGGCAAATAAACTGGTAAACATTGCGATAACGGTGTGCTACCAACATACGTTCCAGCTCTGCTCTTTCCCCCTCCGGAATAAATGTACCTTGTTCACTTAAGAACAGCGGAACAAATGTGCAAGTTTCATATACAATAGTATACCCGGCCTGTTGCGCAAATGGTTTTAGGCTTTCTCTAGCAAAGAAACGAAGGTGTGTATTATCCAACAACCCAAGCGATGTATATTGAAAGCGGTCGCACATCAAGTTCATAACAATATCACCAAAAGCGATATTAGGAACCGAAAATATGACACTTCCATCGTCGGCGAGCATCTCTTTCGTCAGAGACAATACTTTCTCTGGGTCTTTCAGATGCTCCAGAACATCAGCAAAAATAATCGTGTCAAATCGAGCATCGGCAAATTTTTCGATCCATTCTCCATCTTCAATGTCTCCGCACCATCCATCAACTGCATATTGGATGGCTAGTTGGTAAGAGTCCTTATCAAATTCTACGATATAAACTTGGCACCCCAGTTTATTTTTCATATATCGCGTCATCACTCCAGAAGCTGGGCCAAATTCTAATACCTTTCCTCCGGGCTTAACCATCCGCAACAACTTACTATGAGATGTCTCACTGAGGATGTCCATATCCCCCACATCTATATTATAGTGATATTTGTTATCCACACGCATAAATCTTACCTCACCTCCGCTGTTCAATAAGGAACTACATTAATACTTCAAATCCGATCCGCCAATTATATAGGACGCAACTTAGTAATGTTGAACTTCAGTATCTTTTGCCGTGCTTATCCATTCACTCAGTTCTTTTTGAGAGGGTTCCCATTTGTTATCCTTCATTCGGCTATTTACATCACAGTAGGCGCACATCGGAACGGGCCGTGCCAGAAAATCCATAATCTCTTTTGCGCTCTGGGCACCGTATATATCAATTCCATTTTCTTTCTGATATGATACTGTAAGATTGAAATAATCAATTAAATGAGGCACAAAAGCACATATCGGGCAAGTATACAGGCGTCCATGGCTCAGTACATAAGCATCGTTTGCAAGAGCACAGTGAGCAAAGCTCATGTTAATATTCTGTTCACCGTTCAAATCTAGGGAATAGAAATCCATTTTCTTCTCAATAACATCGGAAGAGTTTTCATAATATATTTTAACGCCCATATCTTGTGCGGTTTTTTCAAGGCTTAAATAGTCCAAGCTGATTGGGAATTTCGTAATACCAATCGCTATCTCGTATCTCTCACAGCTTCTCCAAAACTGTGTATCCATCTTAGGCAACAGTAGTGCGTTGGTAACGATACGTATACTCGCGCTTGGAAATGCCTCTCTGCTGATCCTCATAAATTCACAGATATTCTTATGCAATAGCGGTTCCCCGCCAGAAAGAAGTATCAGCTGTGCCTTGTGATCAAATAGCTGCGATAATCGCTGACA is a window encoding:
- a CDS encoding class I SAM-dependent methyltransferase; this encodes MRVDNKYHYNIDVGDMDILSETSHSKLLRMVKPGGKVLEFGPASGVMTRYMKNKLGCQVYIVEFDKDSYQLAIQYAVDGWCGDIEDGEWIEKFADARFDTIIFADVLEHLKDPEKVLSLTKEMLADDGSVIFSVPNIAFGDIVMNLMCDRFQYTSLGLLDNTHLRFFARESLKPFAQQAGYTIVYETCTFVPLFLSEQGTFIPEGERAELERMLVAHRYRNVYQFICRLVKIEFASQINIESDVEKWGLLREEHAYESKLYFDCGKGYNETNRILFTWPKTKGGRSIYEVELPNGCISVRFDPVEYQKCILNSTEVTVDGVPVEIRNLNGIHSGAWDFFCIEDPQMAVTVPHGSKQLRIETTITILGNNGWREIFDFVSHNNQENQSRLDAMEQQLETMNGSKAQMEVALKNVQEALAVKDEQLQIITRSVARAQDEMTKAKNESDVLRHHYNLVVKKCRQLESEVSVKNERLQTATRSVARAQNETTKAKNDCDVLRHNYNLSVEYCRQLEAEITAMKASASWKITKPLRSFSSERKKKVGN